The Vigna radiata var. radiata cultivar VC1973A chromosome 6, Vradiata_ver6, whole genome shotgun sequence DNA segment CACCTCTTGCTTGGGCAGCTGAATGTTCGCAACAAGGAAGTGAGAGCTTCTAACACGCAAATTGACAATCTGGCTATGGTGACTATGGAAGAAGGAACAAAAAGTCTTCGGTCTCCTTTCTGATGAGCTGTAATGAAGATAAAGCAAGGTTGGATTtactagaagaaaaaaaaaagaaataatatgtaGCATCTCTTATTTGATTAGGTCTGGGAGTGATGGATACTGACACATGGTAGTTTATGATTTTGCAGATTATAAGTGTTAAGATAAGTATTTTCTAATGATAATTTTGCACGGGCAATGGTTAATATTAATGCAAGGTGTGTGGTGATATACATACATTGGTTAACATTTATGCATGTTATGTGTTAATTATTTATGAGCATTGACTAATATTCATGTAGGGTGAGTGGTGATTACACACAACTATTGGTTAGCATTGACTTAGGGTATATGGTGTTTATACACAAACATTGACTAATATTGATATACATGGTATGTGATGATTATACACAAACATTGGTTAGCTTTGATGTAGTGTGTATGGTAATTGTGCATGAGTGTTGGCTAATATTGATGCAAGGTGTGTGATGATTATACATGGGGCATTGGTTAGCATTGATGCATATGTGCAATGAAAGGTGATTGTTGGGATGATTTAATTCCTactgaatatattattttatggtaGAAAATGATTGTTGCAATTaagaatgacaaaaaaatttgtaCCCGCGGTTACCCACGGGTAAAATCCGCTACGGGTATTTAGTGCACGTAGGTAGcaggtattttaaaacccgcttGTTAACGGGTTGGGTTCGGGTATCACCCTAACCGTGCCCGCGGGTACCCACTACCCGTTTGAGAACTGAAGTTACAATTGTACCCTACTGAGGTTTCTTACTTTCAAATTATGTTCATATACTCCCTGCCTCTACCGTCAAGTTCTTCAAACCTTTACTTGCGAAATCCTGAATGTTGACCTTTCTCTTCTTTGAAAGCTgaaatccaaaaacaaaactaatccttttctcttctcttctctgaTTTTGCATTCTTATACATTCTTTCTTtcactgttttatttttatacattgtGTTTCTTTCTCATTGTTGTTGCTGGTTATATTCTTATGTTGCTCTCTTCTCTAGTGTTGTTTCTTGTCTTCTACATAAGTGCTTTTGTTATGCAAAAATCAGTGATAAATGAAAGTTCCAGCTGAAGTAGCGAAGAGGAACTAGATCGAGCTAAAATAGCTACGACAACTCTTTATTTGGTGTGCTAGTTGAGACGCAATGAGTATTGGTGCATTGTTTTGTCTACGCATGTTGTGTCTGGGGGTAGGCTCAATTGCTTTGTTGATAGAATGGTGCTGCAATTACTTTGGTCTGGTTATCTTGTGCATTTAATCTAAAGCAGCCCGTGTGTTTGTGTTATTGACTTAATGAAGAGTATTTTAACAAAAGTCAGTAAGCTTGTTTGAAGCGGTAGGAATACAGAGGGACTGTCAACTGTATAAAACTTGAAATATAGGATTGTAAGGGGAAAATTGAATTAGAACTCATATTCTTAAAGTAAAAGTCGTGTTCTTTCTTTAACACGAGGTTTAGTCAAATATTCGAGTTTAAGGATTAAAGCAAATTGGACTTTCCAATTTCATAGCTCTACAATGAGATGTTTTTCTAACATAAGTTTGTCCTTGTTTggtataattaaaaatacatagcTGAGgttgaaaaatataacttttatctGATGATATTACAGGAGTTGTTCAAGAGGGAAGGTGAATCCACTGCATAATCTGTTTTACTCGGTGGATCATTGTAAAAGTGATGTACATTCAATCATTTGTTAATACTAGTAAGCTATGGTTCCTGATCTAGGTGTTTGTACAAGATAATTGTTGTACTTAGATAGTTTTCTTAGTAACCTTGGAGTTATCCTTAAAGGTTGGCGTAATGCTCAAAGGCCATTTTTTAAATGCGTTAAACTGCATAATTATGTCCAAAAATGTAGATGTAGATTGTAATTAATGTATACTGAATTCTTTCTGAGGTTTATTGGCTACTGTAGCAACcacatttttgttcttttatttatttatttattaatttagtgaTTTACAAAGAATGTGACAAAATCTAAAGTAGAACTTTGTTTGCAGAATGTGGAATTGCTGTTAAAAGCCTTTGAACTTGAATCATCCAGTACTCTCCAAGACTATTCTAAACAAGTTTGCAACAAGTAGGAATACTTCAAGTGAGTTCTTTGCACTGGCTACAATAGTAAGATTTATTGGCCTTTCTACATGATTACATTATTTACTGTCAAAACAACTCAAACAATTCCAATGAAAGCATGATTTACATTATTTCGTGCCAAATCAACTGGAAAGTTGAACTTGTGAACACATCAAAGCATTCTATAGAACTACAATTTTAGTGAAAACATAATTACATTTAGTGTCAAAACAACAACCTAAACTATCAGATAttacaaacaacaacaaaaacatagaTATCATACTACAAGTAGTATaccatattatatatttaaaaggcATGATcctgaatattattatttccttGTGTCATTGTTGTAGACTAGCTACATATTGAGTCTTCAAACTAGAGATGATAACCCACGATTTACTTCATTTATGGAAGGTTCAGGTATTGTGACACAAACCTGTAATCAGACACCATTACAAAATTGATATTTAGAAatcattgaaaataatattagttgTCAGTTAAGAGATAAACACTATTTCTTTTTCTACCACAACCACAAGTATAAGTAAATTGCACTTTGATAAAGTTTAGATAATCTTCAACACATCAACTGTCATTTATACATCCATGGAACTGATGTAAGTTTTGCTTTTCAGGTTATAATATTGCAATCTAGAAGTATTATACTTTACAAAAAGTAGggacccatatatatatatatatatatatatatatatatatatatatatatatatatatatatatatatatatatgtatgtatgtatgtatatgaataaaagggtcgatttgttttggttttaaaatttattttctaaaataacttttcgtctaacatttattaaatttcgaAATTAATGACTTCCAGAAAAgatatttagataaaaatagataaaggGAAGCCCGTGAGTTTATATAGAAATGctatataatatattgtatgTTTATATAGATAGTCTTTTGTTAATGGAgaacatattttattacttgTGCCTTGTTATAGAGTAAAATAAGTTACGAAACTGAGTAACTTATGTTGATCAATTGTTTTTAGGATGTCTACCCAAGATACATTTTTTCCTATAGAAGATGGCCAACAAGGACCATTTATAGAACCCAATGTAGGAGATTCAAATCAAAATGATGTTCCTGTAGATTCAAATCGAACTGAAAGTTCAACTTCTATTGTTAACTCAAGAAGATTATTGCAAATGTTTGGAACCACTTTAAGAAACAAAAGGTAGATGGGAAATGGAGAGCGATGTGCAATTATTGTTCCAAAAGTCTTCTAGGTGAGGCAAAGGAAGGTACGTCACATTTGAGAAACCATTTCATGAGTTGTAAGCTTCGAACAAAACATGACATCCgacaatcatttttaaaaactcatATAGAAGGTGGTGAAACCGTAGTTGTTGGCAATTATGTGTTTAATCAACAAATAGCTAGATATGCACTCCGTAAGATGATAATTCTACACTAGTATCCAATGCCAATGGTTGATCACATAGGCTTTAAAGAATTTTGTGCTGTTGTACAACCTCTATGTAAAGTGGTTTCTCGAAACACCTTAAAAAAAGGATATTATGAAGGATTAAAATgccaaaaaagagaaattgaaattattgttgtCAAAGATTCAAAGTCGAGATGCAATTACAACTAATATGTGGATTGCTAGTAATCAAAATAGAGGCTACATGACTATAACAACTcactttattgatgatttatgGAGGCTACAAAGTCGACTTGTGATGTAATAACACTATACTATGATCTATTTTaagtgtaatttttatattaacattgttCTTCttcactaaattaataaaatatgacttTCAATTTTAGGTTTGTGTATGTGCCTACTCTTCATACTAGTCAAGTTCTTGCTGAATTATTGGTTGAATGTTTAATGGATTGGAATCTAGATATAAAAGTTTCTACTTTGACAATTGATAATTGCACTACCAATGATGCtatgattaattgcattttagACAAGATTTCACATAGGTCACATATTTTGGGTGGCCAATTGTTTCACATGCGATGTTGTGCAgatatattgaatttgattgtgaaGGATGGTTTGTCCATAATTGCTAATGTCATTGAAAAGGTCAGAGAAAGTGCTAATTTTTGGACAACTACAactaaaagagaagagaaatttaTAGAGACATATGCTTAATTGAATATTCCATTCAGAAGAAAATTAGTCGTTGATTACAAAACTAGGTGgaattctacatttttaatgCTTCAAGTAGCCATACAATATAAAGATGTATTTGATCGTTTCTCACAACGAAAGAGTCAATATAAAGTTTTGCCAAGCGCACTTGATTAGCAAATGACAAATGAAATTTGCCAAAAgttggaaatattttatgatgtgaCACTCTTGTTTTCTGGTACCTCTTATCCAAGTGccaacattttctttccaaAGGTATGTGAAATTAAGTTGGCTTTGATGGAATGACTTAGCTCTCCCAATTCTATTATTCACCAAATGGTCGCATATatggttttaaagtttaacaagtATTGGAGTGTGATCAGTTGAGTAATGGCTATAGGTATTGTCTTAGATCCCAggtacaaaattgatttgttggattattttttcCTTAGATATATGGCAATGAATCTGATTGTGAAATTGAAAAGGTGAAGATTCTTTTTAAGGACTTGGTAAGAAAGTATGAAATGTACATGAAAAGTAAGAAGTCACTTTCTTCATGTCAAAATCCAAACATAAATGTAGGCTAAATTGTTGATGGAAGAGAGATTTTGCAAAACATTAGattgcaaagaaaaatgaaccatCAAATTATAAGTTAGAACTTGGTTTTTACTTGGAAGAACCGACACTGCCAAATTTAGATGAAGAATTTGACGTTTTAATTTATGGAAGACTAATGGATTAAAATATCCAGTCTTACAAATGATTGCAAGAGACTTTCTAGCCATTCCTATCTCAACAGTtgcttttgagtcttcttttagTACCGGTGGTCGATTTCTTACTCCACATTGGAGTATATTACATCCAGACACTTCAGAGGTATTAATTTGTGTTCAAGATTGGCTATGGAGTGACATACAAGGTAATTAAATGAACAattcaaattacatatttatattcattcaaatgaTTGGCTATgacaaatgaatttatttttctttttcaggttcttcaaaattgaaagtggataACATGAAGCTTAATACAATATTAGAGGAGataattgatgatgatgttagtagttttgtttataatattttaatctaactTTATTAATAGTGTCACTTTGTCattgatttatgattttatttgtatttatttgtttcaggaATTAAGTGGTCAAAATGAAGATGTACAAGAACAAACATAAATCTTGTAGTgttatttttagaacaattatttgaatttaagttttaatttgtactaatttgaattatttttactattgatttgtattaatttgaatttaagttttaacttttatttacttatccattgattttacttgatatatgttttaaatattatttgcattttttgttttgcaatttaatttgtttttttttcatttaaaaacttataattttttttttaaatattcgctGGTTGAAAACGGATATCCAACGGGTACCCGCGAGTTGAAAAAAATTCGCGGGTCTTTTTAAGACAGGTATCCAGTGAGTAACGGGATGAGTATCAAGTACAATTTTATCcaacgggtcgggttgcgggtaggtACTATCTGTACCCGACCCGACCTGTTGCCATCCCTAGTTGCAATGAagatgtatttattttaatcatggTGGAAATTCTTAAGTTGatgaaaataatacattttaaaaaatcctacattacttacaataaataaaaaagtgaatgtTGGTGACTATATAATAGACTTAAGATCCATGATCAGTGGTAGAGCTTCGTTGATAAATATGGGTCTGGCGAGTTGACCCGCAATTTAATATACTAGGCAGGTAAGGCTAAAACAAGTTgaaattttttacctttttcttagCGGACAAGTAGATCGTCTTGTTAGACCTAATGTATTTTGACACTCCTACTATCCACCATGTTTCTTATCCCAAGTCATAAACATTTTAACTTTgtatttcacttttttatagacattttttatattattgtaatataatattgcgagatttaaatttatttttgatttagAGAATGAATATAATCAGAgtcaaaatttaatatgttataaaaatttatggataatgttattttttaactattattatacaattgtcctagttttttttttctcctaattttagaattttcatattatattattgtgttgactgtttttattttattttactattaattaaattattattggaattttttatgattttctccataataaaaaatcatctaTATCGTGATTCGACTAcatgacataaaaaaatacactttttaataaattaaagttaataataaaaaaccgtGTCcacaaatatgttttaatatcgTTTACATTTCAGTAGAATAGATATTTcttataaatgtataatatttttcaagttGTGATAGCCatgatattttttacaattgaTTGAATTCTTTTTAATTGGCTATGtatctattaatattattcgaaatgtttatataatgtattatggccatgaacaaattttaaatttaattttaatagaatttttcCACAgactttaatatttaatatactatattaaagatttaataAGTGTCACACAATATTTTgttgaaggaaagaaaaattaattttttttaatgtttatcgTGGATTTCTCCCAAACaccacaaattaaaattttattatatgaaccGTCCTCAATGAAAGTATGTCTAactaaaagtttaaagaatttatattttcacaccccttaaaaaatttgtaataaatataattaaaaaatatttccgATAAACAACATTTTctgaaaattaatcaaacatatAAGAATTTTCTCAACTTAAAATtactagaaataaaaaatttatcttatattaaaAGTACTGTAAAAGAATACATATTTTaccaaataaaaagttttaagatTTGAAGagcatgtttttatttttctttcaaaatcagTCAGAAAAAACAAGCCCGGGAGTTCTCTTCTCCCACTGTCATCTCTCACACAAAACACTGCGAGTTCCCTTTTCTCACTGTCGTGAATTCTCTTTTCCCGGCAAAGCTCTCGTCGTCGGCGGCGAAACCCTTGTCGCAGTCATTGAATCCAAGCTCCTGGCGCTGGCGAAACCGTATTGTGGCCGACGAAGCCCTATTGTCGTCCCCAACAAAGGCTCAGACGAACCTCCCAATGAAACCCTATTATAAAGCCGCTCTGAAGCTTTCAGTTGAGGTAACCCATTCCTAATCCACTAAATATCGCCTCTTCATTGTTGTACAAACCACATAATGTCTCAAATTGAAGTTTATTTGGAATGTGGATTTGGGGCCATTGAAGTTGAGATAGTGATTGGGTGGGGTGGTTTTGTTTGGAAGAAGGGGTTGGATTCTTCACGACCAGGTCTATCTGAATCAGTTTGGCCATAAGCTGTTTATCGAGGCTGAGTAACATGAGATAAGTGAGTTTTCTGATGAAGCAGATTACTCTTCTTTTGGCAAAAATGATAGCAGTTGGACAAACTTAAAGAAGAGAAGGGACGAGGATGAGGAGGCAGAGGATAGAGATGACTTGtgcaattttattttgcaaaaCAAGCTAATGGAAGAATGAATTTGTCTGAAGAATGCCATTTCAGAAATCTCTtcacaattattttttcttttaagtaacTTATCAATGCCTCACACTGGGTAGGACAAATTTGGTGATTTcagaaaggataatgatacttttgacgactttttttttgataatatttaacatCATCGTGTTATTCTCTTATTTGGTCCATGATGGTGTTTaggattattattattctcttattccaTGACGGTGTTTatgatgattattattattggttgTAGAGAAATTTTGGACGACTGGGTTTAACCAACTACCAAGCATGTTTTTTTTCACAAGCTGAGCTTTCTTGTTGATGTTGGGTGAAGGTTTATCCAGGCATCGTGtaaattttagtttgttaaGGCAATCTTACGCTTCGCAACTTTGATTGTTTAGTACTAAACCTTTAAGTCACATGACATGCACGATGAAAAGCTAATTTTTGGTAACTACTAATAAATGAAAAGAGAGTGAGAACACGATCCTTAAACAACATTAACGAGCTTTCTCATTTGTTAAACATTTGTACTgcctttttttcaatttttctggTTCAACTTTGACCTTTTTACTGATTGTACCTGCGAATGTGATTACTCTTGGAACATTCTATCttgaataaagaaataaaggCCCAACAGCCTATCTTTTTCTACTAATGAACTAGTGTTTTCCTTTGTTGGCTACAGATGTTGAATCATGTgagtaataatagtaatagcTGCACATTGCTGTTGTTCGTAGTGAGGCACTACTCTAGAATTCAACCCCCAAGGCCTGTTTCTGTTAAACCAGTAATCAGAGTATCTAACAATATTGCTCGTCTGGATGCTCCTAAAGAAGGTCCAAAACCCAGACAGCTGTTATCATTGCCTCCTTTTCCTGGTCACCCCTTGCCTGCCAAGAGCTCAAATAGTGGTCCTGGACAACGTGATTATGTTACTGCCGTCAATTGGATTAAGTATTACTTCAAGGGGACATGGGGTTCAGTCATTGAATCCCATTTCAGAGAGGGTCTTGTAAGTGTCTAGTACTTTATTGTATTTAGACTTTATTTTAGCTGCCGCAGTGTTGTTAAATAGGTGCCATAATTCTATCGCATAGTGAAATTTCTTGACTCCAAATTGCAACTCTTATTGCGTTGACTATCATTGTTATAGTTGCAGCATGCGTCCTGCTTTGTCTTGTCATGTTTGATAATTCTTGTGCCAATGGAACTTGAGTTAATGCAATGCCAATTTTTATTTGCAGACGGCTAtctttatatacacatagaattgatatatcatatatttcaacTGTTATGTGACTTCCGCTATATGATATAGCTTATTATTGGACTTCCTCTATTTTCTGCAACCCAGAATTGATAACACTAATGTGATGCCTAATCAATTATATTTGTCATTGCCTTAAATTGGTTGTACAATCTTTATTGGGACTTTTTTCTGGAAGAATTGGTGAGAGGTTGAGTCTCCATATCCTTGAGGGAACATAGAAGTTACATCATACGGTAAAAAATACCATTAAGAGCAAAGTCTGTAAGGGTTAGCTTGTGGTAACATTGTAGGTTCAATTCTTTATACAGACACCTACCCACCCGTCTTCCAAAAACAGAACTTGGTGCTTTCACCttcaataaaagaagaaaaaaaagtaagaataaataatagaacCAGTGCTCAATAAGCTACCCAAGATTATAACTTAGaagttaaaaattagaaaaaatctTGTGCCAGTCAAACTCTGAGATAAAAGTTGGTCTGCTACTTGAGACAGTTCTGAAGATAAGAATCTAAAAGAGAGAAGTTCTCCACTTCTCACTAGCACATAAGGCTTTTGCATATAATGACTTTTCTTTCCAAAGTACAAGTGTTTAAAAAATAGTCTAAGGAATTGCTTGTATAGGAGGCTTGAGGGAAGAAAAGGAGGCCAAATACTCCTCCTCTTATACATGTAACCAAATGCAAGGTTACTAAGAAGTCTTATCTTGTTTCCTTGCAAACTTCATACCCAAACAAAGGGTTTATTTCGTGATAACTATTGcctattttctttaaaagtttcCTAACTTTGTAGAGCTCTTACTTTTGCCTCCCTCTCTTTATCATCATCCATAGTTTGAAGTAATTCCTTCCTATTTATGATGACATCAGCTATTACACTTGAAGGGATATTCTTGTAAAACTCTATTTACTTTGCAAATTGAAACAGCTAACAAGATATTAGAATCTACAGTtctgtattaaatattattcagTTCATGTTTAATGGtcagatataaaataatagataagtGTACTTACAGCCTTGGTTGCTAATTTCATATTCTAGGTGCAAATGGAGGGCCTAGTTGCTGCTGACTCTTATACTCGGAAAGAAACTCTGATGAAATCCATGCGAAAGGTATTCATGTCTATATCTATCCTGTTAATTCACTGTTTTCTATGAAAAAACCACTTTGGGTAATTTCCCCTTTGTCTCTGTATCAGTTTTTCAACAACAGATTTTAGTCAATTGCCTTAGAATTGTTTTAGGTTTAATAATACTACAACTGTACAGCTTAAATGCAGATTAGACCTAATGAAGTGATGGAACATGGTGCCAGAGTTCACGTTCCTGTATCAATTGCTGAGACTAGGATTTCCAAAAGATATGATGCCATTCCTTGTGGAACACTATATCCAAATGCTGACGAAATTAAGTATCTGCAAAGGCTTGTGATTTACAAGGTATACCCTTTCGttcaatatcaaatttattttatttcttacagTCTTTTGTTGCTATTCTTATTATTCAAttccattaaaataaattttatttattgcgAAATGCAATCAAATGTATTACTTTCAGGACTCAGCTATTATTGTGCTTAATAAACCTCCAAAGTTGCCGGTTAAGGTTCAAATTTCTATTCTTTCACATTTACAGTAATTCACTGAGTttattatgtgattttaatttcttgtttatACTTTGTTAGGGGAGTTTACCAGTTCACAATAGCATGGACGCATTGGCAGCTGCTGCACTGTCCTATGATTATGACGAGGGCCCTAAACTAGTAAACTACTCTAACTCTTATTCATCATTACAGTGAAACGATTTGGAATATATTTCTTCATCTAACAAATGGATGTTTATTCATTTAGATATGTTGCCCTTCcagttttacaaaaatattagcAGAAGAAGATCTGTGGCCACTCTGCTGCACTGTCTATTgagttttgaatattttttctccTCGTGTCCTTTTCCTAACGATTATTacatttgttgttgtttgaattttttcttaCAGTCCTATGTTCAAGATGTCAAGTCCTTGATGTGATTAGGTGTATTGGAGATTGTACACTGACTAAAGATGTGGCTAAAttgtagtatatatatatatatataccttacCTTACCAAATtggttttataatattaagttaggcttaaagtccatttTCTAAgaaatattatagtttagtttGTTTGAAACTAGAAAAGACTTAAAAGTACATAGATATTGATGACACTAAATGTAAGTATTTCATTCACCAATGTAAagcttttaaaatttcaagatttttgCTTAATGTTTCTTAACTAACCTGAATTCCTgattattttcttcataataTGTCAAATGGTGTAGATAAATTTTCTGCTCTTCTACtctattaatatgttttaaactgtGAAGTTGTTCGTTACAAATGGTTTTTTCATATTAAAGATACAagataacataattttttactgGCCTTTTCAGGTTCACCGTCTTGACAGAGAGACCAGTGGCATCCTTTTACTGGGGAGAACTAAAGATAGTGCATCTCATCTCCAATGGTTGTTCACTAACATTAACAATGCCAAATCTTCTTGTAAGGTGCCTTACatacaataaataacaaattccTATTTTCTCTACGTTTTGTTTAATTAGTGAATTTTTGAAAACACTTTGAACAACTGAttgatattttcatttgaattttaacattaattggCTATTTTAGGCTTGGAATGATGCGTGTGAAGCTACGTATCAGAGGTATTGGGCATTGGTCATAGGGACTCCCAAGGAGAAGGAAGGCGTAATTCATGCTCCTCTTTCTAAGGTTTATgatctctttcatttttattctcttctctaTATGCATTCAGTGATAACATATTTTAAGTGGCTGCTACCTTCTAGTGTGTTGATTGCAAGCCTTCTTATTCCAGGTGCTTCTAAATGATGGGAAGACTGAGAGGATAATACTAGCTCACCATTCAAGTGTAGAACCACGCCAAGAGGCTGTAACTGAGTATCGGGTGCTTGGTCCAAAGATAAATGGATGCTCGTGGGTGGAGCTACGTCCTCTTACTTACAGGAAACATCAGGTATATTGGTATCAATTtctattctctctctctctctctctctctctctctctctctctgtttaCTGCATCATGAATTCTGTATTGTTCCAATGTGGTAAGTTTAAGATATCAgttaacttttgaaataattccctgtt contains these protein-coding regions:
- the LOC106763170 gene encoding RNA pseudouridine synthase 3, mitochondrial isoform X1, with the protein product MKPYYKAALKLSVEMLNHVSNNSNSCTLLLFVVRHYSRIQPPRPVSVKPVIRVSNNIARLDAPKEGPKPRQLLSLPPFPGHPLPAKSSNSGPGQRDYVTAVNWIKYYFKGTWGSVIESHFREGLVQMEGLVAADSYTRKETLMKSMRKIRPNEVMEHGARVHVPVSIAETRISKRYDAIPCGTLYPNADEIKYLQRLVIYKDSAIIVLNKPPKLPVKGSLPVHNSMDALAAAALSYDYDEGPKLVHRLDRETSGILLLGRTKDSASHLQWLFTNINNAKSSCKAWNDACEATYQRYWALVIGTPKEKEGVIHAPLSKVLLNDGKTERIILAHHSSVEPRQEAVTEYRVLGPKINGCSWVELRPLTYRKHQLRVHCAEALGTPIVGDYKYGWFVHSRWKQMPRIDIEPTTGKPYKLRRPEGLDVQKGSVLSKVPLLHLHCRELVLPNIAKFLQVLNNSSEELHSSLSQQPDVLRFVATMPSHMRISWNLMSSYLV
- the LOC106763170 gene encoding RNA pseudouridine synthase 3, mitochondrial isoform X2; the encoded protein is MLNHVSNNSNSCTLLLFVVRHYSRIQPPRPVSVKPVIRVSNNIARLDAPKEGPKPRQLLSLPPFPGHPLPAKSSNSGPGQRDYVTAVNWIKYYFKGTWGSVIESHFREGLVQMEGLVAADSYTRKETLMKSMRKIRPNEVMEHGARVHVPVSIAETRISKRYDAIPCGTLYPNADEIKYLQRLVIYKDSAIIVLNKPPKLPVKGSLPVHNSMDALAAAALSYDYDEGPKLVHRLDRETSGILLLGRTKDSASHLQWLFTNINNAKSSCKAWNDACEATYQRYWALVIGTPKEKEGVIHAPLSKVLLNDGKTERIILAHHSSVEPRQEAVTEYRVLGPKINGCSWVELRPLTYRKHQLRVHCAEALGTPIVGDYKYGWFVHSRWKQMPRIDIEPTTGKPYKLRRPEGLDVQKGSVLSKVPLLHLHCRELVLPNIAKFLQVLNNSSEELHSSLSQQPDVLRFVATMPSHMRISWNLMSSYLV